The following proteins come from a genomic window of Penaeus monodon isolate SGIC_2016 chromosome 22, NSTDA_Pmon_1, whole genome shotgun sequence:
- the LOC119586799 gene encoding UMP-CMP kinase 2-like isoform X5 (The sequence of the model RefSeq protein was modified relative to this genomic sequence to represent the inferred CDS: added 33 bases not found in genome assembly), which yields MIQVERKAQDRCAKRTSRPIQLTSQAVHRLVRGKASMAAQYNVVFMLGPPGAGKGTQSNIIAQESRNKNFVIDGFPRTQDNFDGWNLTLGNKVNLQCVFFLSCPFELCTERCLGRGAAGSGRPDDNEASLQKRFDTFSNDTVHILNWYEKRGLLRTIDGAKSIEEVAADVKSHFIKL from the exons tGTGCAAAGCGGACCAGTAGACCAATCCAACTTACGTCCCAGGCAGTTCACCGTCTAGTGCGAGGAAAAGCCTCCATGGCAGCCCAGTACAACGTGGTGTTTATGCTCGGCCCGCCCGGAGCCGGCAAAGGAACACAGAGCAACATCATCGCTCAG gAATCACGTAACAAAAACTTCGTAATAGACGGATTCCCGCGAACGCAGGATAATTTCGACGGATGGAATTTAACACTGGGAAACAAGGTCAATTTgcagtgtgtgttttttctttcctgtcctTTCGAA CTGTGCACTGAGCGGTGTCTGGGCCGAGGAGCCGCCGGCTCGGGACGCCCGGACGACAACGAAGCGTCTCTCCAGAAGCGCTTCGACACCTTCTCGAATGACACGGTTCACATTCTGAACTGGTACGAGAAGCGGGGCCTCTTGCGGACCATCGACGGCGCCAAGTCCATCGAGGAAGTTGCGGCAGATGTGAAAAGTCACTTCATTAAGctgtag
- the LOC119586799 gene encoding UMP-CMP kinase 2-like isoform X4 (The sequence of the model RefSeq protein was modified relative to this genomic sequence to represent the inferred CDS: added 33 bases not found in genome assembly) produces the protein MIQVERKAQDRCAKRTSRPIQLTSQAVHRLVRGKASMAAQYNVVFMLGPPGAGKGTQSNIIAQVGDAMESRNKNFVIDGFPRTQDNFDGWNLTLGNKVNLQCVFFLSCPFELCTERCLGRGAAGSGRPDDNEASLQKRFDTFSNDTVHILNWYEKRGLLRTIDGAKSIEEVAADVKSHFIKL, from the exons tGTGCAAAGCGGACCAGTAGACCAATCCAACTTACGTCCCAGGCAGTTCACCGTCTAGTGCGAGGAAAAGCCTCCATGGCAGCCCAGTACAACGTGGTGTTTATGCTCGGCCCGCCCGGAGCCGGCAAAGGAACACAGAGCAACATCATCGCTCAGGTTGGTGACGCAATG gAATCACGTAACAAAAACTTCGTAATAGACGGATTCCCGCGAACGCAGGATAATTTCGACGGATGGAATTTAACACTGGGAAACAAGGTCAATTTgcagtgtgtgttttttctttcctgtcctTTCGAA CTGTGCACTGAGCGGTGTCTGGGCCGAGGAGCCGCCGGCTCGGGACGCCCGGACGACAACGAAGCGTCTCTCCAGAAGCGCTTCGACACCTTCTCGAATGACACGGTTCACATTCTGAACTGGTACGAGAAGCGGGGCCTCTTGCGGACCATCGACGGCGCCAAGTCCATCGAGGAAGTTGCGGCAGATGTGAAAAGTCACTTCATTAAGctgtag
- the LOC119586799 gene encoding UMP-CMP kinase-like isoform X3 (The sequence of the model RefSeq protein was modified relative to this genomic sequence to represent the inferred CDS: added 33 bases not found in genome assembly), giving the protein MIQVERKAQDRCAKRTSRPIQLTSQAVHRLVRGKASMAAQYNVVFMLGPPGAGKGTQSNIIAQVGDAMTFGYDHVCVGDLLKGEVKQPDSAIGRLIKEQILSNTIVSWTVTCPLLERYMKESRNKNFVIDGFPRTQDNFDGWNLTLGNKLCTERCLGRGAAGSGRPDDNEASLQKRFDTFSNDTVHILNWYEKRGLLRTIDGAKSIEEVAADVKSHFIKL; this is encoded by the exons tGTGCAAAGCGGACCAGTAGACCAATCCAACTTACGTCCCAGGCAGTTCACCGTCTAGTGCGAGGAAAAGCCTCCATGGCAGCCCAGTACAACGTGGTGTTTATGCTCGGCCCGCCCGGAGCCGGCAAAGGAACACAGAGCAACATCATCGCTCAGGTTGGTGACGCAATG ACCTTTGGATACGACCACGTGTGCGTGGGCGACCTGCTGAAGGGCGAAGTCAAGCAGCCAGACAGCGCCATCGGGAGGCTTATCAAGGAGCAGATACTGAGCAACACTATAGTGTCTTGGACGGTCACGTGTCCTCTGCTCGAGCGCTACATGAAG gAATCACGTAACAAAAACTTCGTAATAGACGGATTCCCGCGAACGCAGGATAATTTCGACGGATGGAATTTAACACTGGGAAACAAG CTGTGCACTGAGCGGTGTCTGGGCCGAGGAGCCGCCGGCTCGGGACGCCCGGACGACAACGAAGCGTCTCTCCAGAAGCGCTTCGACACCTTCTCGAATGACACGGTTCACATTCTGAACTGGTACGAGAAGCGGGGCCTCTTGCGGACCATCGACGGCGCCAAGTCCATCGAGGAAGTTGCGGCAGATGTGAAAAGTCACTTCATTAAGctgtag
- the LOC119586799 gene encoding UMP-CMP kinase 1-like isoform X2 (The sequence of the model RefSeq protein was modified relative to this genomic sequence to represent the inferred CDS: added 33 bases not found in genome assembly): MIQVERKAQDRCAKRTSRPIQLTSQAVHRLVRGKASMAAQYNVVFMLGPPGAGKGTQSNIIAQTFGYDHVCVGDLLKGEVKQPDSAIGRLIKEQILSNTIVSWTVTCPLLERYMKESRNKNFVIDGFPRTQDNFDGWNLTLGNKVNLQCVFFLSCPFELCTERCLGRGAAGSGRPDDNEASLQKRFDTFSNDTVHILNWYEKRGLLRTIDGAKSIEEVAADVKSHFIKL; this comes from the exons tGTGCAAAGCGGACCAGTAGACCAATCCAACTTACGTCCCAGGCAGTTCACCGTCTAGTGCGAGGAAAAGCCTCCATGGCAGCCCAGTACAACGTGGTGTTTATGCTCGGCCCGCCCGGAGCCGGCAAAGGAACACAGAGCAACATCATCGCTCAG ACCTTTGGATACGACCACGTGTGCGTGGGCGACCTGCTGAAGGGCGAAGTCAAGCAGCCAGACAGCGCCATCGGGAGGCTTATCAAGGAGCAGATACTGAGCAACACTATAGTGTCTTGGACGGTCACGTGTCCTCTGCTCGAGCGCTACATGAAG gAATCACGTAACAAAAACTTCGTAATAGACGGATTCCCGCGAACGCAGGATAATTTCGACGGATGGAATTTAACACTGGGAAACAAGGTCAATTTgcagtgtgtgttttttctttcctgtcctTTCGAA CTGTGCACTGAGCGGTGTCTGGGCCGAGGAGCCGCCGGCTCGGGACGCCCGGACGACAACGAAGCGTCTCTCCAGAAGCGCTTCGACACCTTCTCGAATGACACGGTTCACATTCTGAACTGGTACGAGAAGCGGGGCCTCTTGCGGACCATCGACGGCGCCAAGTCCATCGAGGAAGTTGCGGCAGATGTGAAAAGTCACTTCATTAAGctgtag
- the LOC119586799 gene encoding UMP-CMP kinase 1-like isoform X1 (The sequence of the model RefSeq protein was modified relative to this genomic sequence to represent the inferred CDS: added 33 bases not found in genome assembly) produces MIQVERKAQDRCAKRTSRPIQLTSQAVHRLVRGKASMAAQYNVVFMLGPPGAGKGTQSNIIAQVGDAMTFGYDHVCVGDLLKGEVKQPDSAIGRLIKEQILSNTIVSWTVTCPLLERYMKESRNKNFVIDGFPRTQDNFDGWNLTLGNKVNLQCVFFLSCPFELCTERCLGRGAAGSGRPDDNEASLQKRFDTFSNDTVHILNWYEKRGLLRTIDGAKSIEEVAADVKSHFIKL; encoded by the exons tGTGCAAAGCGGACCAGTAGACCAATCCAACTTACGTCCCAGGCAGTTCACCGTCTAGTGCGAGGAAAAGCCTCCATGGCAGCCCAGTACAACGTGGTGTTTATGCTCGGCCCGCCCGGAGCCGGCAAAGGAACACAGAGCAACATCATCGCTCAGGTTGGTGACGCAATG ACCTTTGGATACGACCACGTGTGCGTGGGCGACCTGCTGAAGGGCGAAGTCAAGCAGCCAGACAGCGCCATCGGGAGGCTTATCAAGGAGCAGATACTGAGCAACACTATAGTGTCTTGGACGGTCACGTGTCCTCTGCTCGAGCGCTACATGAAG gAATCACGTAACAAAAACTTCGTAATAGACGGATTCCCGCGAACGCAGGATAATTTCGACGGATGGAATTTAACACTGGGAAACAAGGTCAATTTgcagtgtgtgttttttctttcctgtcctTTCGAA CTGTGCACTGAGCGGTGTCTGGGCCGAGGAGCCGCCGGCTCGGGACGCCCGGACGACAACGAAGCGTCTCTCCAGAAGCGCTTCGACACCTTCTCGAATGACACGGTTCACATTCTGAACTGGTACGAGAAGCGGGGCCTCTTGCGGACCATCGACGGCGCCAAGTCCATCGAGGAAGTTGCGGCAGATGTGAAAAGTCACTTCATTAAGctgtag